A stretch of Rhizobium glycinendophyticum DNA encodes these proteins:
- a CDS encoding homoserine kinase produces MAVYTDINEHDLKSFLAQYDAGELLSYKGIAEGVENTNFLLHTTKQPLILTLYEKRVDRNDLPFFLGLMHHLSERGLSCPLPLPRKDGELLGELSGRPAALISFLEGMWLRKPEAQHCREVGKALAGMHVAGEGFELTRPNALSLEGWQTLWAKSEARADEVEAGLEDEIGAELDFLAAHWPGDLPAGVIHADLFPDNVFFLGDDLSGLIDFYFACNDFLVYDLSICLNAWCFEKDGSYNITKGKAMIEGYLSVRPLSADEIAALPVLCRGSALRFFLTRLYDWLTTPEGALVVKKDPLEYLKKLRFHRAVTNASEYGLIS; encoded by the coding sequence GTGGCAGTCTATACCGATATCAACGAACACGACCTCAAGTCCTTCCTGGCGCAGTACGATGCCGGGGAACTGCTGTCCTACAAGGGCATTGCCGAAGGCGTCGAGAACACCAATTTCCTGCTGCACACAACCAAGCAGCCGCTGATCCTGACGCTCTATGAGAAGCGCGTCGATCGAAACGATCTGCCTTTCTTCCTCGGCCTGATGCATCACCTGTCTGAGCGCGGTCTGTCCTGCCCGCTGCCTTTGCCGCGCAAGGACGGCGAACTTTTGGGTGAACTATCCGGCCGTCCGGCTGCCCTCATCTCCTTCCTCGAAGGCATGTGGCTGCGCAAACCGGAGGCGCAGCATTGCCGCGAAGTCGGCAAGGCTCTGGCCGGCATGCATGTGGCAGGCGAAGGTTTCGAGCTGACGCGCCCCAATGCCCTGTCGCTCGAGGGCTGGCAGACGCTCTGGGCAAAGTCGGAGGCGCGTGCCGACGAGGTCGAGGCAGGTCTCGAAGACGAGATTGGCGCCGAGCTCGATTTCCTCGCCGCCCACTGGCCTGGGGATCTGCCCGCCGGCGTCATCCATGCCGACCTCTTCCCCGACAACGTCTTCTTCCTCGGCGATGACCTATCGGGCCTGATCGACTTCTATTTCGCCTGCAACGACTTCCTCGTCTACGATCTGTCGATCTGCCTGAATGCTTGGTGCTTCGAGAAGGACGGGTCCTACAACATCACCAAGGGCAAGGCGATGATCGAGGGATATCTCTCGGTGCGCCCGCTCTCCGCTGATGAGATCGCAGCCCTTCCGGTGCTCTGCCGTGGCTCGGCTTTGCGCTTCTTCCTGACGCGCCTCTATGACTGGCTGACGACGCCGGAAGGGGCGCTGGTGGTCAAGAAGGATCCGCTCGAATATCTGAAGAAGCTGCGCTTCCACCGCGCCGTGACCAATGCCTCGGAATACGGACTGATTTCATGA
- the rnhA gene encoding ribonuclease HI, translated as MKHVDIFTDGACSGNPGPGGWGAVLRYGDVEKELCGGEANTTNNRMELLAAISALNALKDTCEVDLYTDSKYVMDGISKWIFGWKKNGWKTADKKPVKNGEIWQALDAANQRHKVKWHWVKGHAGHPENERADELARKGMEPFKISNFGKSLLVK; from the coding sequence ATGAAACATGTCGACATCTTCACCGACGGTGCCTGCTCGGGCAATCCCGGCCCCGGTGGTTGGGGCGCCGTGCTCCGCTACGGCGACGTCGAGAAGGAGCTGTGCGGCGGTGAGGCCAATACCACCAACAACCGCATGGAGCTGCTCGCCGCCATCAGCGCGCTGAATGCGCTCAAGGACACCTGCGAAGTCGATCTCTACACCGACAGCAAATACGTCATGGACGGCATCTCCAAGTGGATCTTCGGCTGGAAGAAAAACGGCTGGAAGACCGCCGACAAGAAGCCGGTGAAGAACGGCGAAATCTGGCAGGCGCTCGATGCCGCCAACCAGCGCCACAAGGTCAAATGGCACTGGGTCAAGGGCCATGCGGGTCATCCCGAGAACGAACGCGCCGACGAACTCGCCCGCAAGGGCATGGAGCCGTTCAAGATCTCCAATTTCGGCAAGTCGCTCCTGGTGAAGTGA